Sequence from the Treponema primitia ZAS-1 genome:
GGCATCAACGACGCCCCGGTATTGGCCCGCAGTGACATCGGCATCGCCATGGGAGGCCTGGGTTCCGATGCGGCCATTGAAGCGGCGGACATGGTTATCATGACCGATGAGCCATCCAAGCTCATCACCGCCATGGATATTGCCAAACGGACCCGCAGTATCGTAAACCAAAACATCGTCTTTGCATTGGGCGTAAAGGGCGTCATCCTTGTTCTTGGCGCATTGGGTATTGCAACCATGTGGGCAGCGGTCTTTGGTGACGTAGGCGTGGCGGTGATCGCCATCTGTAACGCCACCCGGGCTCTAAAGGTGAAGAAATAACAAACTACGTTTCTTTCTCCATTGCATTGAGGATCCGCAGCTCCCGGGCAATGACAAAGGCTGAAAGGATCGATGCGCCCACATCCGCTAAGGGCATGGCCAAAAAGACCCCCCGTATTCCGAAAAACCTTGGCAGAATAATCAGCAGAGGTATATAGAACAATATCTGCCGGGATAGGCTTAAAACAGTTCCCTGCACCGGTTTTCCGATGGATTGAAAGAAATTTGACGACAGTATCTGAAAACCGATAAGCGGCAGGAACATGGTGCATCTCCACAGAGCAAAGGTCCCTATATCCATCAGCTCCCCTTCCTCGTTCCGGAAAAGGGCGATGAAAAAATGGGGGAAAAACTGAAAAAGGATAAACCCGGCGCAGACGAACGCGGTTGCATAAATCACCGCCCATTTATAGGTTTTCTTAACCCGATCGTATTTTTTCGCGCCGTAATTGTATCCGATGATAGGCTGGGCTCCCTGATTAAGTCCCTGAAGGGGCATGATGATAACAATCAAAATACTGTACACAATACCCATGGCGGCGACCGCAATATCGCCGCCGTACGCAAATAATGTACGGTTCAGGAGAATATTTACCAGCCCTATGGCCAATTGCATTGCAAAGGGGGCAAAACCGATAGCCAGTATCTGAAGGGTCGTCTTCAATTCAAGTTTCATAGCCCGGAAGCGGAAACGAAGCATGGTAAACCGGGAATTGAAATAACCTATGACCCAGATAAAAGAAATAAACTGCGAAATAATCGTCGCCCATGCCGCGCCGGCCACACCCCAGCGGAATACGAAGATAAAAATGGGATCCAGAATGATATTGACCACCGCGCCGAGGATCTGGGTGAACATGGAAGTTTTGGGATGCCCATCGGATCGGATGAAATGATTAATCCCCGGACCCATGGCGCTGAAAATACCGCCGTAGAGAATTACCTGAAGATAACCCTTCGCATAGGGAAAAACCGCAGCGCTTACCCCCAATATGTTAAGCAAAATATCATCCAGAAAAATAAGACATACCACTATTACGATTCCCGGAACAAAAAAGAGCAGCGCAAAGGCGTGGCCCATGATTTTTTCAACCTCATCCTTACGGCCCTGCCCAAGGCGGATCGAAAAAAGAGAATTTGCGCCGATGCCGATCAGCATTGAGGAAGCCATTAGGACCATCATCACCGGCATTACCAGACTTATTCCCGCTATTCCCAGGGGATCCACCCCCTGGCCTACATAAATACGATCCACGATGTTATATATCGCATTTACAAGCATTCCGATAATGGCGGGAACAGAAAAATCAAAAAGCAATTTTCCAATTCTGTCGGTTCCGATCCGGTCAGTTGAGTGTACGCTGTTTTTTTCCAATAGTTTTATCTGCTCCACCGGCAAAACTATAAATCATTTCCAAAAACATTGACAGATACCATCAATACGGGGTATACATATGGAGAGGTCCAGTAGCTCAGGGGATAGAGCGGCCGCCTCCTAAGCGGCAGGTCGGCTGTTCGATTCAGCCCTGGATCAAATACTACCCAAAAAAAATAATGTCAGAAAAATAAAATTCTTTTTTGACAAATGATATGGACAAACTCTTACAGAGTGTGATAAAATTATAAAAAGGAGAATACAATGGCAAAATCAGACAAAGCTCTCGACGATCTTAAGAAACTGTACGGCAAACAAGCCGCCATCAACAAGGATATCCTTGCTGCGGAAAAGGTGTATGCCACAGAATTGAAGGCTGAGGCAAAGGCCTCCGTCAAACCGGTAAAAGCTGCCGCCAAACCGGCGAAGAAAGCCACAGCGAAAAAAGCCGCTGCGAAAAAAGCCCCGGCAAAGAAGAAGGCTCCGGCGAAGAAGAGAGCAGCTGCGAAGAAACCCGCAGCTGCAAAGCCCAAGGTATGAGTAGAAAAAGCCTCCCTGAAACAGGGAGGCTTTTTTGTATCAAGTTTCTAAAGCGATAGTGATGAATTATTGAGCAACGCCGACTTTAGTCGGGGAGTTACCCGCACAGCCGTAGTTCTCTTGATATGGAATACCATAAGCCCGCCTATATAGAACGATAGAAATATCTCTGCTGATCTTATATTTTTTCGGTAAGTAATTTCAAATTAGGAATAACCACGCAAGCAGACGCGGACCGTAGGTCCGATACCTGCGTGTCCATCTTTGCCGAACCGCCTGTCACATCCTCCGAGTTCTTCCCTCTTTGTCTGTGTGGTCCGTGGTTATTCCTATTTAGCCGGGCCTTCTTCGTAGCTTTTGTACAGGAAGCGGCGTATCTTCTGCTGAGCATTTTTCTCAAAGGGCTCCCGGCGGAGGGTAAAATTACTTATCTTTTTGTACCCCGGCAGGCTGCGGTTCACATCGCCTATTTCGGCTTTCACCAAACCATGGATAAAGCTGTCGTCCAGTTCCTTATCCGGATAATCCTGCCCCAGGGCTTCCAGGTTGGGAACCACCACGGCGAAAATCTCCTCTCCCCCATAGTCCGGTTCCCTCCGGCCCAGCACCAGGATCTCCCCAATAACCCGGGAACCGTCGAAGTGGGCTTCAACTTCCTCGGGGTAGATATTCTTGCCCCCGGAGCTGACAATGAGGTTCTTCTTCCTGCCGTTGATGTAAATAAAACCCCGCTCGTCGATGAAGCCCAGGTCCCCGGTTTTAAGGTACCCATCCTGGGTAAAGGTCTCCGCAGTAGCTTCGGGGTTATCGTAGTAGCCAAGCATGAGGGAGGGGGATTTTACCACAATCTCCCCGATACCCTCTTCATTTTTATCGATGATCTTCACTTCCGTATGCATTACCGGCAGACCCACAGAGACATTGTTCTTATGCCAGGGGGTGCTCACGCTGATCAGGGGGCTGTTCTCGCTCATACCGTAGCCGTGAACCATGTTAAAGCCGAAGGAGTCGAAAAAGTCTGCCGTTTTGGGGTTCAGGGGACCACCGCCGGCGACCATTATCCGGATGGATGCAAGCCCCGTCTTTTTGCGGATAAATTTAAAGACCCGCTGGCCAAATTGATAGTTACCCTTATTCGCTTCCGCCAGGGCCAGCTTCCGCAGGGGTTCCAGGATTGCCCGCAAAATAAACGGCAAGGCTTGGTAACCCTGCTGTATCCCCGCCTTCACCTTGTCGTAGAGCAGGGGTACCGCGATGAGGAAGGTTCCCCCGGCTTCGCGGATATCGTCGATGACCACCTTCCCCACGAGCTTGTCCACAATAATGGTGGCGGCCCCCACGGAAAGGGGGGAAATAAAGGAACAGGTGGTAGGATAGGTATGGTGCAGGGGGAGCACATTAACAAACACATCCGAGGGGTAGGCCCGCAGAGAACGGATTGCGGCGCTGGAATTGGCGATGATCCCCCTATGACTCAGGGTAACCCCCTTGGCAAATCCCGTAGTGCCGGAGGTAAAGACGATGGATACCGGATCGGCCCCGGCAATATCCTCCGCCTTCGGGAGCATCTGATCACCGGCCGCTACGCCAAAGGCTTCGAAAAAATTCTCCCCCTCCTGGCTGATACACACAGCAGCATTGAGGAGGATTCCTTGGGCATTGCCGCCCCGGGCAAGGAGCTCCGTTGCATAGTCCCGCTTCCGGCCGGAATAAAAAAAGGCCTTCGCGTTGGTAATTTTCAGAATATTGGAACATTCCGCTTCGGAGAGAAGGAAGTCTATGGGCACGATAACCAGCCCCGCCACCGCTGCGCCGAGCCAGACGGCAATCCACTCGGGCCGATTTTCCGACCAGAGGGCAACCCGGTCACCCTTGACCAGCCCCGCAGCCAGGAGTCCCCGGCCTATACGCCGGCTTTCCAGAGCCAGCCGGGCAAAGGACCATTGGGTAAATTCCCGCTGCTTGCCGGAACGGTAAAAAATAGCGGTTTTACTATCCCAGCGCGCAGACAGATCCTCAAGCCACGCAGAAAAGTTGGGATAGGGCATGTCCGGCCAATCAGCGATATAGTCTTCAGGTTTAAGCATCATATTTAATCCAGGGAACCCAGGCGGAATCCGTGTTTCCCGCTCTTTTTAACTTCGTACATGGCCATGTCCGCAGCATGAATAAGCTCGTCCGCCGTTTTGTCCCCCAGAGGAACCGCTCCAGCGCTGATCCCGCAATAAACCGAATTGCCGTCGATCCGCCATTCCCTGGCAAAACGCTTCAACAAGAGCTCCCGAATACGGTCAAGATCATCCGCCGACTTATTCGCCGCCACAATAACAAATTCATCCCCGCCGTAACGGTAGGGAATTCCCAGGATCGTGCTTTTGTCCAGCAGAAAATGACCTATTTGCCGCAATAGAGCATCCCCCACCAGATGACCGTAGGAATCGTTTGCCTTTTTGAAATCATCCAAATCGATGAATATCAAATAACCCCGTTCTGCTTCTTGGTCCGGATTAGCCAGGCACTTGTTCAGATCTTCCACCAGCTTTCCCCGGTTCGGCAGGGAAGTCAGGGCATCACATTCCGCCAAACGACGCACCAACATTTCATTATACTTATTCTCCGTAATATTGATACTGCTCACCACATGGGCAAGCCTGCCGTCCACCCATCTGATGGCGGCGTTCACCATCCTGAACCATGAACCGTCGGAAGGGCGCTGTAAGTCCCAGGTATAGGCCTGGGTAGGGTTCCCCATATCATCCACCAACTTATTCTTGGGACAAAAATCGCATTCACCCTTTTTTGTGGTGTAGAGGGCATCCCAGCAAGGCGTCCCCAGCAGCTTTTCCACCCCACCCCGGGGAGCAGCCAGGGATTCGTTGATAAAGAGGAGTTCATGGGTATAAAAATCGTTGACGTACATATCAACCCCGGCCTTATCAACCATGTTCCGCAGGGAAGAATAGGCGCGTTCCAGCCGTTTCTGATAAACCCGCATCTTGATATGCCCCGCAAGCACCGAAAGTACCGCATCGGCGTCAACGATTCCCTGTTTGGTCAGCCGTACAGGATGCCGCCGGTCCACCATGCCGATAAGAGCGGTAAGTTCATTCTGTTCAATAATAACGGGGATCATAACCAGGGACTTAGCGGAAAATAGCTCAAGAAATTTTGATCCAAGTTTAGTTTTTTTTGACCGTAGATAGACAATTTCCCCGAGCTTTCGGGTCAATTCCCCTATATTGTGTTCACTCAAATGCTCCGACAGAACCAGGGTTTCCGGCAGCCCCGCCTCAGGAGCGCGATAGTGTTCATAGAGATGAAACACCTTAGTGTGGTCCACCTCATAGACAAAAGCGCCAAAAAACCCGAAAAAATCGCAGGTATCCTTTAGAATTCCCGAAATAGATTGATAAGGATCTTTGTATGCGCTTAATTGTCTGAATATACGGACAAACAGATCTTTTTCCTGTTCCTGCTCCTGTTTGCCAATCTGTAAATCAGGCTCCACCAGCTTCTCCATATTACAAAATTTAGTACCAATTATAGAATATTGTATCACATTTTAAAAAAAATAACTAAATATTTTATCCCTTTCCTTAGGGTTTTTTTTCAAAAATCTGAGGAACCACGGGTGACGGTGGACACGAAGAGCATTCCGGCCTATAGTAATCCCATGTTCGGGTTCCTCATAAAAAAGTCCTTCTACGATCTATGGGATAACCTCTTCAGGGTAGTCCTGGTAAATCTGGTATTCCTTGCCTTTTTAATTGCGGCGGTTCTTGTCCTTCCCCTGTTTGAGTCCCTTCCATTGCTCGGCTTGGTATTCCTGGGATTCTTCATGCTTTTGTGTTTTGTCTATCTTTCCACCGCGGCACTGACCCTCAAAGCTATATCAGATTATAGCTCCTTTGGATTCGCCGACTTCTTCAGAAACCTAAAGTCTGCCTGGCCTGCGG
This genomic interval carries:
- a CDS encoding MATE family efflux transporter; translation: MEKNSVHSTDRIGTDRIGKLLFDFSVPAIIGMLVNAIYNIVDRIYVGQGVDPLGIAGISLVMPVMMVLMASSMLIGIGANSLFSIRLGQGRKDEVEKIMGHAFALLFFVPGIVIVVCLIFLDDILLNILGVSAAVFPYAKGYLQVILYGGIFSAMGPGINHFIRSDGHPKTSMFTQILGAVVNIILDPIFIFVFRWGVAGAAWATIISQFISFIWVIGYFNSRFTMLRFRFRAMKLELKTTLQILAIGFAPFAMQLAIGLVNILLNRTLFAYGGDIAVAAMGIVYSILIVIIMPLQGLNQGAQPIIGYNYGAKKYDRVKKTYKWAVIYATAFVCAGFILFQFFPHFFIALFRNEEGELMDIGTFALWRCTMFLPLIGFQILSSNFFQSIGKPVQGTVLSLSRQILFYIPLLIILPRFFGIRGVFLAMPLADVGASILSAFVIARELRILNAMEKET
- a CDS encoding AMP-dependent synthetase/ligase translates to MMLKPEDYIADWPDMPYPNFSAWLEDLSARWDSKTAIFYRSGKQREFTQWSFARLALESRRIGRGLLAAGLVKGDRVALWSENRPEWIAVWLGAAVAGLVIVPIDFLLSEAECSNILKITNAKAFFYSGRKRDYATELLARGGNAQGILLNAAVCISQEGENFFEAFGVAAGDQMLPKAEDIAGADPVSIVFTSGTTGFAKGVTLSHRGIIANSSAAIRSLRAYPSDVFVNVLPLHHTYPTTCSFISPLSVGAATIIVDKLVGKVVIDDIREAGGTFLIAVPLLYDKVKAGIQQGYQALPFILRAILEPLRKLALAEANKGNYQFGQRVFKFIRKKTGLASIRIMVAGGGPLNPKTADFFDSFGFNMVHGYGMSENSPLISVSTPWHKNNVSVGLPVMHTEVKIIDKNEEGIGEIVVKSPSLMLGYYDNPEATAETFTQDGYLKTGDLGFIDERGFIYINGRKKNLIVSSGGKNIYPEEVEAHFDGSRVIGEILVLGRREPDYGGEEIFAVVVPNLEALGQDYPDKELDDSFIHGLVKAEIGDVNRSLPGYKKISNFTLRREPFEKNAQQKIRRFLYKSYEEGPAK
- a CDS encoding GGDEF domain-containing protein, translating into MEPDLQIGKQEQEQEKDLFVRIFRQLSAYKDPYQSISGILKDTCDFFGFFGAFVYEVDHTKVFHLYEHYRAPEAGLPETLVLSEHLSEHNIGELTRKLGEIVYLRSKKTKLGSKFLELFSAKSLVMIPVIIEQNELTALIGMVDRRHPVRLTKQGIVDADAVLSVLAGHIKMRVYQKRLERAYSSLRNMVDKAGVDMYVNDFYTHELLFINESLAAPRGGVEKLLGTPCWDALYTTKKGECDFCPKNKLVDDMGNPTQAYTWDLQRPSDGSWFRMVNAAIRWVDGRLAHVVSSINITENKYNEMLVRRLAECDALTSLPNRGKLVEDLNKCLANPDQEAERGYLIFIDLDDFKKANDSYGHLVGDALLRQIGHFLLDKSTILGIPYRYGGDEFVIVAANKSADDLDRIRELLLKRFAREWRIDGNSVYCGISAGAVPLGDKTADELIHAADMAMYEVKKSGKHGFRLGSLD